TGGCTTCCCCATCGGTTGCGGGACTAACGGGCACGCAGTAAGTAGGACGAAAAGACCTGTTTAGAAAAGGTGGATAGCTCACCCTCAACTTCTAGACTCACGCTGACCCTCCAATCCGCATTCCTCTTTGGACTGTAGATATTGAGATCCCCTAACCTTACTTTTCTTATGCTCTCCAAAATGTTCCCCGTTTTCTCTTCCTTAGTGACACGAATCCTGTCGCGCCCACTGCTCTCGTAAAAAGAATCGATATGATACGAGTGGTGATAATCCAGAGGTGTGCTCGCGTATCCAGGCTGCGACGATGTCATCTTGAGGTTATTCAGGAGGCCATTGAAGTGTTTATGCTGATGCTTTTAGTAGTATAGACAATGAGGAACGCAGCATGTATCCAAAGGATCTGGAGACAAAAGTGGACATACATACACTGGACATGTTGGACTCGAAACGACAGTCCATAGAATCCGGTTGAAGGACTATCATTCGAAAATGATCAGTCTCCCAGCATGAGAAGTGAAAAAAGAACACCAAGCGCCACACACATACTTGTCTCAACGAGGACAGGAAGATGCAACCTTTGCCCAGTCATTTTATCCTTCAAAACCCCAATTTTCGCCTCTACTTCCACTGTGGCTCCTTCCGTTGGTTTATTGGTCATGATCATATGATGAACGAAGTCTGCGATTTCTTTAATGAATTCGTCCATAGGCTCAACACCAAGAATGGAGAGCGATAGAGGTGGTAATGGTTGGCCATTTTCTTGTCGAGATCGCTTGAGAGGG
This genomic window from Marasmius oreades isolate 03SP1 chromosome 8, whole genome shotgun sequence contains:
- a CDS encoding uncharacterized protein (BUSCO:EOG09264P4J), whose translation is MDSEGPPLKRSRQENGQPLPPLSLSILGVEPMDEFIKEIADFVHHMIMTNKPTEGATVEVEAKIGVLKDKMTGQRLHLPVLVETILQPDSMDCRFESNMSSHQHKHFNGLLNNLKMTSSQPGYASTPLDYHHSYHIDSFYESSGRDRIRVTKEEKTGNILESIRKVRLGDLNIYSPKRNADWRVSVSLEVEVPQPMGKPAHTRRKDRLSYTHEEFSIDLTQVTATVSSGVSKAEVLHELELEIARPELLLYTASKRGDPNASEHEKSAFDELIRAFVNNARILVRNASEGWH